The following are encoded together in the Bacteroidales bacterium MB20-C3-3 genome:
- a CDS encoding polysaccharide biosynthesis/export family protein, protein MKKAILLTLMGALAISCGTPEKIPYMVGAERVDETYLHNNAKIFEAKIMPKDVLQISVNTTIPEAAAPFNLGSSAGSGVMVQGGTVQGAELQTYIVDNEGFINYPVVGELKVAGMTRVELQNYIRSQIHPQYIKEIPVINVRFKNYKVSVLGEVTRPGTFTLVNEQCTILDALAMAGDLTIYGKRENVLIIRESAKGEKVFLRVDLQDPYIVADHNRFYLQQNDVVYVEPNKTRSKAAAIGTAETLTISIVSTLISIATLVISIVR, encoded by the coding sequence ATGAAAAAAGCAATACTATTAACCCTGATGGGGGCCCTGGCCATATCCTGCGGCACCCCGGAGAAGATACCATATATGGTGGGGGCAGAGAGGGTTGACGAGACCTATCTGCACAACAATGCAAAGATTTTTGAAGCGAAGATAATGCCCAAAGATGTTTTACAGATATCGGTAAACACCACAATCCCTGAGGCGGCAGCGCCGTTTAACCTGGGGTCAAGCGCCGGAAGCGGAGTAATGGTTCAGGGTGGGACAGTTCAGGGCGCAGAGCTCCAGACCTATATTGTTGACAACGAGGGGTTCATCAACTACCCTGTTGTGGGGGAGCTGAAGGTGGCCGGGATGACAAGGGTTGAACTTCAGAACTATATCAGGAGCCAGATTCACCCGCAGTATATCAAAGAGATTCCTGTTATTAATGTAAGGTTTAAAAACTACAAGGTATCAGTACTTGGAGAGGTTACCAGACCGGGAACATTTACCCTTGTAAATGAGCAGTGCACAATTCTTGACGCACTGGCAATGGCGGGTGACCTCACAATCTACGGAAAGAGGGAGAATGTCCTTATTATCCGCGAGAGCGCAAAGGGGGAGAAGGTCTTCCTCAGGGTAGACCTGCAGGACCCCTATATTGTTGCAGACCACAACAGATTCTACCTCCAGCAGAATGATGTGGTATATGTGGAGCCAAACAAGACCCGTTCAAAAGCTGCGGCAATAGGGACAGCTGAGACCCTGACAATATCAATAGTATCAACACTAATATCAATTGCAACATTGGTAATATCAATAGTAAGATAG